The region CGCTTCTCACTATTGTTTTTTCGACTCCCGTCTTCACTACTGCTACTGCTACCATTACTACTCCTTCACCTCGCTAAACTTTGTCCTAGGCGCAGAGACGGCCAGTTTCGTCTTCTGCTCGCCGGCTCGAGCCTCAGCAAACGACCTGACTCTCCCATGCCACCAACCCCTGTCTGTGCCCCAGTGATCACCTGTTGGCGTCATTGGCATCCTCTGCCATCGTGTCGTCAGTTCGCCTGGTAGCAACCTTCATATCTCCTAGTCTGGCCAAGGTCGATGCCAGTAGTTCCCCATCGACGCTCTAACGTTTCACCTGTTGCTTGCCCGCTTGCCCAAAAATCGCAGGTGAGGCTGCCTGTGCTACTGCTATTTTTGGTCTATCCAGGAGCCGTGTGTGATGCAATACGACCCGTGATGTTCTGCATCACAGAGGCACGCCGCACAACAAACTCAGACATGAGTGCCGTTGTAGCAGCGAACACGAAGTCTGGAATATTGCTCTTGCCGATCGATTAGTCTAGCCACCGCTGCGGCATCGGTTTGACTTGCTCACTACGGGGATGCCCGTTCTTGTCGCTTGGCCATCGTATCAGGAAAGGACTTGCTGACACCGACAGATCCGGTCATATCGCAACGAGACTTCCGCCGCGACGGATAAATCCAACACGGCATCTTGCCAGTTAAAGTAAAGGCCAGCGTGTGATAGATGATATCAAGAATCTCGTCGTTCCGATTGCCCAAAGCACAACTCAATACCGGGCAGGAGTAGCCGAAGCAGTCCGGAGCTGGAGGCGTAAAAAACCTTTGTGAGATGCGCTATTGGAAGTTGTACAGGTGAATGAAGTCACTGTAGGCATGTGGACCGCATGAAATCCGCTTCAACGTTTCGAAACCACTCGCATCTCAAATACACTTCCTTGCCGTCGGGTCCTCTACCGTTACCGTTGCGCCGGGCACGGTCATGAATGAAATTCATGCTATACCCTTTCTCCTATACTCTGCTTTTGCTTCATTTCATCCATGTCATTATCTTCTTATGCAAGACAAAAAACTACGAACTATTACGATCCTTAGTTCACGTCAGCGTCAGACTGGACGCGACTTATTCTCTGTGTTTGCTGTCAGACCCACCACACCGGCTCTGTCTACCGTCATTGTTTGGTGCATTTTTACCCTCGAAACACGATCTGTATCGCGACCACCGAGACACCTTGTTCTGTGGAGCTTGGTGGCGCGCATGAACACGAAGGTTCTATCCCCACTTTTCGTCTTGCCGGGACTCAAGGATCAGCTACCATGTCTGCGCTTAAAGGCAGAGGCGTAGGTTAATGGAGCTTGACGTATTGCTGAAACTTTGGAAATGGGTTTCTTCTTGTCGACTTCCAGAAGACCCGACAGTTGCAGCCTGGTCAAGAACAAGGTAACGTAGTGCCTTGTGTTTCAGGCACCCAGTACAGCTTCATGCATGCTCACGTGGGGGCTCTTCTATTCTTCCATTGATCGCTTGCGCTTGCAATGCCCAAGCGCCATCTGGTATAGGTATGTTTCTTGGGTTTCACGGCCGTAACCTCAAGGCTCGGTCGGGGTTGTACATTCGATCGTGTAGTGCGGTGCGATGCGGTCCAACCCGCCGCCGCAAGTCGATCATATCATCGCGGAAATATCTTGCTTTTGCAAAGCTTGTATGTGCCGGGTATATACCATCGTCCTTGCTTTTGCGCGTACCGTATCATATACATTGTCGCAGCTTACTCTCGCTTGGAAAATATCGTGGGCGAGCACACATCTGTAACACGCAGAACTACACCAGGGTTAATATTAGAGTGCGGTAAATGCACTACCCGCAAAAGGAACGAGTGTTCGATTCATGAACGCTTGAGATATCGCTGCCTCGGCTCGATCATTAGGCATTTGCAGAAAAAAGAAAGGGTCGTAAGAGCTAGGTCGGGGATTAGGACGACCAGGACACCCCTACACGTCTCAACTGTCAAACGGCTCCCATGCGCCTGCAGGTAGCATATCGTATTTTTCAGCCGTTTTTTACGAGCAAGTCGCCAACCTAGTCATGGCAATATTGACTCGTAAAGCCCATGAGAAGTCATATGGCAATAATGGACGAGAACGGGTGTTTGTAGGCGCAAAGAATCGTGAATTTCAGGACATGACAGATGGAGCCATGGAGCTGCTACTGGCCCTATATTCTCGTCCATCAAACGCCTCGCCAGTTTCCATCTCCCATCATCCACCCAATCCCACCCCTCAAACCTCAACAAGAACACCCACCCTCTCCTCCACCAATCCTAACCCCCCCTTCCCTTCcccaacaacagcagcatTCACACTCACAATCTCActctccctcctcccaccAAGTGCCCACCACACCCACAATGCCATCCAGACCATCACCATCCGAACTATCATACCTACCCCTCCTCTCCCACGACAAACTCTATCATACCCCCACCTCAACCAACCCCAATCCCCCTCGTCGACTCCCCTCGCGGCATGAACATGCCCGCACATATGCAAGCATGGTCCCATACGCCACAACGCGCTCTGTAGATGCGCGCAACCGTCTAAGAAAGTAGGGTTCGGAGGAGCGGCATCTAGGTGACCTTTTGCGGGACCGTGGGTTATCAGAATGTCGGTGGAGCGCGGGATATCGGTCCAAGGGTTTGTTGTAGGTGCATATTGGAAAGCCCAGTTGCCGTACTTGGGCGTTAGAGGACTATCATAGATTTGTAGGCTGCGGTTGTGAATTGTAACTGTCGTGGTTGGAGATGACGGGGAGAGGTAAGTTATGGTGTCCCAGTTCATAGCGTCTCCGTCTTTTCCCTTGCTACACCCAACGTCTCCCTCACCATATTTATCAATAGTCTCCTCTTTATCTCTTCCTTCCTCATCTAACCACCAATCATGATGCCCACCAACAATAATCTTACCCCCCTTATACCCCTCCAACCCCCTCAACCACTCCACTTGCTCTTTTACTTCCTCTAACGTCCCATTCACAGTCAGATCGCCAGCTTGTTTCAGGATATCCGCGGCGGGTAGGTTGGCGGGTTGTGCGTTGTGTGTGTCGGAGATACAAAGGATGCGTATGCGTTTTGGTGGGGGAGATGAGTAGGTTTGTGGAGAGGGGCGGAGGTTGAAGAGAGGAGCGGAGTAGGGCGGCGCAGATTTGTAGAGCCAGCGCGCTAGGGTGCGGGTGGGGTAAGTGAGGAGGAGGGCGCGGTGGGAGGGGAGAAGAGTGAGGGTTTTGAGGATGGTGACATGTTTGGCGGAGAAGTGGGAGGTGTTGGGTGTGGATTTTCAGTTTGGTGTAGGAGAATGCGTGTATCGCAAACCTGGTAGATCTTCCAGAATATCTTCTTGGCTTGAGAGTGTTGTAGATGAGTGTTGGAGCTTGTGTGGGAATCTGTGTCTAGATATATAGACAAGAAGATACGAAGGAAAGAAAAATCTTAGTCCTAACCAAGGTACAACTCATTTGTGTTCAACATGTTTTCACTCTTCCTAGTCGAGGTAACCATGGTACGTACCCAGTGTGCCTACATTTGTGTAGAGTGCTGGCTCCACACCTAGAGGAACTGAACGGTACTGGTCACGTCATCGTATCACAATACTGGGTCCGCCACCAGGATACATAATGTAAGCCTTACATTCGAGATAGTGGACAGTGAGTAATCATATCGTTTATTCATTCATCATTCGCTTGATTTAGATATTCCTAGTATCTAGCTAATAACAGAGCCTTCGCTATACTACTTTTATGCACATATCACTGCATGCAAATCACCGCACTCAAGGAGAAGAAACTCTACTCGGAAGCATCCTTGCGGACCGCAGGTATCACCTCAAGCCGTCGGGCAAGTAGGCGTAGAGCAAATCTTGCGTACGTTCTGAGGCGCAAAAGTCTGAGGACCACCAGTGCAAACACGGCTTTCACCCTCGGTATGGCAGTTGAGCGGGTCGATCCTGACAGCGTTGCCAGACATCCAAGTGCTCCTGTGGTACGTCAGTTAAAGCTGAAGACATGGTGATAATTAAATGCAGAAAGGCTTACCCGTTGCAAGACCAAGTATGAGTAATCTGGTAGTAAGCCTGCTCCTGGGGTCCACGAAGGTCAAACAGGAGATGACGGTTGGCAACCTGGCACTCGTTGGAGTTGGGGACTGAGGCGCCGGATGCGCCGCAGTGAGCACCGGACTGCACTGGGTCATCGAGAGTACCGACGGAGAAGGAAGACTGGAAGGTGAAGTCGACGGTGCCGGAGATGGGCGAGGTGGTGAGGGTGTAGTCGGAGATTGTGTAGGATACTGGGGTACAGATCTCGTCACCGCGGACGTTGAGGGAAGCAGGCGCGGCCATGGCGGCGGCAGCGAAGACAGCGAAGATGGTGGTCGTGTAACGCATTTTGGTGGAGTTGTGTTTGGTCTTGTGAAGAAGAGGGTGGGTAATGAGACAGtgaagaaagagagagaaagagagagaggagaagaaggaaaTGGGGGCTATATGGTCAAGAAGGGGCGAAAAGTGTTGGTTATGGCGCCACTCAGAACATCAAGAGCAGGAACGAAGCATAGAAACGTGAGTTATTCACTTCTCATGCAACACAAACAACGGACAAATGTGGCTGTACAGATCAAGCGAGGCTAGCATAGAGTCTATTCATGGTCACTGTGCGGCTGATAAACAACCATTGGTTGCCTGAGTATAAGCTGACCTTGGGACCGGTGCTGTGTAGCACCAATGACTGTGCAGTATACCAAGGGGCTTCCTGACCAAGGAGACACGCCTGTTGTAAGTCCGATGTAAGGTGTGTCTTGTGGTCAAAGTGGATTGGCTTTGAAGCTCAGGATATGTCTGACATGAAGACGGTA is a window of Pyrenophora tritici-repentis strain M4 chromosome 2, whole genome shotgun sequence DNA encoding:
- a CDS encoding TT-ORF1 multi-domain protein, with the protein product MRYTTTIFAVFAAAAMAAPASLNVRGDEICTPVSYTISDYTLTTSPISGTVDFTFQSSFSVGTLDDPVQSGAHCGASGASVPNSNECQVANRHLLFDLRGPQEQAYYQITHTWSCNGSTWMSGNAVRIDPLNCHTEGESRVCTGGPQTFAPQNVRKICSTPTCPTA